In the Danaus plexippus chromosome 4, MEX_DaPlex, whole genome shotgun sequence genome, one interval contains:
- the LOC116778577 gene encoding protein sly1 homolog: MTTLRERQLNALKQMLNLNQPLTKAVANEPTWKVLIFDRVGQDIISPLISIKELRELGVTLHVQLHSDRDSIPEVPAVYFCAPTEENLGRICQDLDNGIYDQYHLNFISPITRQKLEDLAASAIQSNSVMSIHKVFDQYLNFICLEDDLFIMKHQKSDSLSYYAINKGDTKDTEMEAIMDEIVESLFSVFVTLGNVPIIRCTKGNAAEMVAKKLDKKLRENLWDARNNLFHGQAGTFSYTRPMLILLDRNIDMATPLHHTWTYQALAHDVLDLSLNRAVVPENSGSAMPGQKVKTRTCDLDSKDPLWSEHKGSPFPTVAEAIQEDLDKYRSSEAEVMKLKNSMGLDADSDLALSMVSDNTQRLTSAVNSLPQLMEKKRLIDMHTTIATAILNAIKSRRLDSFFELEEKIMSKSSGVESKAVMDLITDTSAGTEEDKMRLFIIYYLCTSQVPEEEYKKFETALLAANCDIKPMTYMKRWKGFTKMSSQGQYEGGGTKTVSMFSKLVSQGSSFVMEGVKNLVVKKHKLPVSRSVESALTSSEGELSWLDPRAARADATRRAKHAPPTDAVVFVVGGGSYIEYHNLIDFAKQQAASGTTRKIIYGATTLPNASQFLKQLSLLGEELQ; encoded by the exons atgaCAACCTTACGGGAACGCCAACTCA atgCGTTGAAGCAGATGCTCAACTTGAATCAGCCATTAACAAAGGCAGTGGCTAATGAACCAACTTGGAAAGTACTAATTTTTGACAGAGTGGGCCAAGATATTATTTCACCCcttatatcaattaaagaaCTCAGAGAATTGGGAGTTACTTTGCATGT GCAACTCCATTCTGACCGAGACTCTATACCTGAAGTGCCGGCAGTATACTTTTGTGCGCCTACAGAAGAAAACCTTGGCAGAATATGCCAAGACCTTGACAATGGCATATATGACCAGTatcatttaaactttatatcacCGATCACAAGACAAAAATTGGAAGATCTAGCTGCTTCGGCTATACAGTCTAACTCTGTTATGAGTATTCATAAAGTGTTTGatcagtatttaaattttatatgcctGGAAGATGATCTGTTCATAATGAAGCATCAGAAATCTGATTCATTGTCATACTATG CAATTAATAAAGGAGATACTAAAGATACAGAAATGGAAGCAATCATGGATGAAATTGTAGAAAGTCTTTTTTCAGTTTTTGTCACACTCG GTAATGTTCCAATAATTAGATGTACAAAAGGCAATGCAGCGGAAATGGTGGCTAAGAAATTGGACAAAAAATTGCGGGAAAATCTCTGGGATgctagaaataatttattccatgGTCAGGCTGGAACTTTTAGCTACACGAGACCAATGTTGATATTGTTGGACAGAAATATTGATATGGCAACACCATTACATCACACATGGACCTATCAGGCTCTGGCGCATGATGTGTTGGATTTATCATTGAACag AGCAGTCGTACCAGAAAACTCTGGGTCAGCAATGCCAGGGCAGAAAGTTAAAACACGAACATGCGACTTGGATTCTAAAGATCCTTTATGGTCTGAACACAAAGGGAGTCCGTTCCCCACAGTAGCAGAAGCTATTCAAGAAGATCTAGACAAATATAg gagTTCAGAGGCGGAGGTCATGAAATTGAAGAACTCTATGGGGCTGGACGCTGACAGCGACCTCGCCTTGAGTATGGTGAGCGACAACACTCAGCGACTCACCAGCGCTGTGAACTCATTGCCGCAGCTCATGGAGAAGAAGAGACTGATTGATATGCACACCACCATCGCTACAG CAATCCTAAACGCAATAAAATCGAGGAGGCTAGATTCGTTTTTCGAATTAGAAGAAAAGATAATGAGTAAGAGCAGCGGTGTTGAAAGTAAAGCTGTGATGGATCTGATAACTGACACGAGCGCTGGCACAGAGGAAGATAAGATGcgtctatttattatttattatctatgtacATCACAAGTACCAGAGGAGGAATATAAGAAGTTTGAAACTGCCTTACTCGCGGCAAATTGCGACATCAAGCCAATGACATACATGAAGAGATGGAA GGGTTTTACGAAAATGTCAAGCCAGGGTCAATACGAAGGCGGCGGAACAAAAACCGTAtcaatgttttcaaaattagtaTCACAAGGATCGTCGTTCGTTATGGAGGGAGTTAAGAATTTGGTTGTTAAGAAACAT AAGCTGCCTGTCAGTCGTTCAGTGGAATCGGCGCTGACCAGTTCAGAGGGCGAGTTGTCGTGGTTGGATCCAAGAGCGGCTCGGGCTGACGCGACCAGACGCGCCAAGCACGCGCCGCCGACTGACGCCGTCGTCTTCGTGGTGGGCGGCGGCAGTTACATAGAATACCATAACCTGATAGACTTCGCAAAG CAACAAGCCGCAAGTGGGACGACAAGAAAAATTATCTACGGTGCCACGACATTGCCAAACGCTTCTCAATTCCTCAAACAGCTGTCGCTGTTAGGAGAGGAACTACAATGA
- the LOC116768325 gene encoding calcium/calmodulin-dependent protein kinase type 1-like, translating into MPLFGKKDFGRKSKKDGKESEKQPSIEDKYVVKDLLGTGAFSEVRLIESKENGQLFACKIIDKKALKGKEDSLENEIRVLKKFSENEKSEGGDKKMFSHPNIVQLLETYEDKNKVYLVMELVTGGELFDRIVEKGSYTEKDASNLIRQVLEAVDYMHSQGVVHRDLKPENLLYYSAEEDSKIMISDFGLSKIEDSGVMATACGTPGYVAPEVLAQKPYGKAVDVWSIGVISYILLCGYPPFYDENDANLFAQILKGDFEFDSPYWDDISESAKDFIRHLMCVDVEKRYTCKQALGHPWISGNAASNKNIHGTVSEQLKKNFAKSRWKQAYHATTVIRQMQKMILSSSGSSRNVQSKPQQ; encoded by the exons ATGCCTCTTTTTGgtaaaaaagattttggaaGGAAATCTAAAAAAGATGGCAAGGAGTCCGAAAAACAACCGTCCATTGAGGACAAGTACGTTGTTAAGGATCTCTTGGGGACAGGAGCTTTTTCAGAAGTACGTCTAATTGAAAGCAAGGAAAACGGACAATTATTTGCTtgcaaaattattgataagaaAGCTCTGAAAGGGAAAGAAGACTCATTGGAAAATGAAATTAGagtacttaaaaaatttagtGAAAACGAAAAAAGCGAAGGAGGTGATAAAAAGATGTTTTCACATCCCAATATCGTCCAGCTGCTAGAAACATATGAAGATAAAAACAAGGTTTATCTCGTTATGGAGCTAGTGACGGGTGGCGAGTTATTTGATCGTATTGTTGAAAAAGGCTCGTATACCGAGAAAGATGCATCTAATCTTATTAGACAAGTGTTGGAAGCCGTAGATTATATGCATTCACAAGGTGTGGTACACAGAGATTTGAAACCTGAAAATCTCCTTTATTATAGTGCAGAGGAGGACAGTAAAATCATGATAAGCGATTTCGGTCTGTCCAAAATAGAGGACTCGGGAGTTATGGCCACAGCATGTGGTACTCCTGGCTATGTTGCTCCTGAAGTTCTTGCACAGAAACCATACGGTAAGGCTGTCGATGTGTGGAGCATAGGAgtgatttcatatatattactttgtgGTTACCCTCCCTTTTATGATGAAAATGATGCAAATCTCTTTGCTCAGATTCTGAAAGGTGACTTTGAATTTGACTCTCCTTATTGGGATGACATCAGTGAATCTGCTAAAGATTTTATTCGTCACTTGATGTGTGTGGATGTTGAGAAGAGATATACATGCAA gCAAGCTCTGGGTCATCCATGGATTTCAGGCAATGCCGCTAGTAATAAGAACATTCATGGTACTGTTTCGGAGCAGCTCAAAAAGAATTTTGCAAAATCCCGCTGGAAACAGGCTTATCATGCTACTACGGTTATCCGTCAAATGCAGAAAATGATCCTGAGCAGCAGTGGCTCAAGTCGCAATGTCCAGTCGAAGCCCCAACAATAG